A genomic window from Purpureocillium takamizusanense chromosome 2, complete sequence includes:
- a CDS encoding uncharacterized protein (EggNog:ENOG503NV5G~COG:E~TransMembrane:11 (i157-176o182-205i226-250o279-295i307-325o345-366i387-404o424-443i464-481o487-507i519-540o)) → MIPAKSNGEPAGHDEGRGLLAGGHEEEDDDLGTHVVGTEGEGINDKPVAGLQASPRTAHRVQFDLTPEVIGVSNGSAGSGGRTSYSSDEASRSFDLDVAEGGRGERHHHRVPLLTDMEAPSVAVANAWGDDDDDDDDAAADELHAEMRRPKSGLKSAFMNMANSIIGAGIIGQPYAIRQAGLLAGILLLVGLTIVVDWTICLIVINSKLSGTSSFQGTVEHCFGRAGLIAISLAQWIFAFGGMVAFGVIVGDTIPHVLLAIWPDLAQVPVIGLLTDRRVAIAVFVMGVSYPLTLYRDIAKLAKASTFALIGMMVIVSTVLIQGAFVPSETRGSFSVPLLTINGGIFQAIGVISFAFVCHHNSLLIYGSLRTPTIDNFSRVTHYSTGVSMLACLVMALAGFLTFGDKTLGNVLNNFPSDNSMVNVARLFFGLNMLTTLPLEAFVCREVMLTYWYPDEPFNLRRHLIFSTALVAGATGISLLTCDLGVVFELVGATSAVAMAYILPPMCYIKLTTRSWRTYMAYAVVVFGVAVMVISVIQAVGKMINGSEGPAACT, encoded by the exons ATGATACCGGCCAAGAGCAATGGCGAGCCGGCGGGGCacgacgaggggcgcggcctgctggcaggcggccatgaggaggaggacgacgacttggGCACACACGTGGTGggcaccgagggcgagggcatcaacGACAAGCCCGTGGCCGGGCTCcaggcgtcgccgcggacggCCCACCGCGTGCAATTCGACCTCACGCCCGAGGTGATTGGCGTGAGCAACGGGTCggcaggcagcggcggcaggacgTCGTACTCGTCTGACGAGGCGAGCCGGAGCTTCGACCtggacgtcgccgagggtgGGCGCGGGGaacgccaccatcaccgcgTGCCCCTGCTGACGGATATGGAGGCGCCgagcgtggccgtggcgaaTGCgtggggcgacgacgacgacgacgacgacgacgctgccgcggacgagctgcacgcCGAGATGCGGCGGCCCAAGTCGGGCCTCAAGTCGGCCTTTATGAACATGGCCAACTCCATCATCGGtgccggcatcatcggccagCCGTACGCGATCCGGCAGGCCGGTCTCCTGGCGGGCATACTGCTGCTCGTGGGGCTgaccatcgtcgtcgactggACCATCtgcctcatcgtcatcaacaGCAAGCtcagcggcaccagcagcttCCAGGGCACCGTGGAGCACTGCTTCGGGCGCGCAGggctcatcgccatcagCCTCGCGCAGTGGATATTTGCCTTTGGCGGCATGGTGGCCTTTGGCGTCATCGTTGGCGACACCATCCCGCacgtgctgctggccatcTGGCCCGATCTGGCACAGGTGCCCGTCATCGGGCTGCTGACCGACAGGAGGGTGGCCAttgccgtcttcgtcatgGGCGTCAGCTACCCGCTGACACTGTATCGGGATATTGCCAAG ctggccaaggcgagCACGTTTGCGCTTATCGGCATGATGGTGATCGTGTCGACGGTTTTGATACAGGGGGCCTTTGTCCCGTCGGAGACGCGGGGGTCGTTCAGCGTGCCCCTGTTGACTATAAACGGGGGCATATTCCAGGCCATTGGCGTTATATCCTTTG CCTTTGTGTGCCATCACAACTCGCTGCTCATCTACGGGTCTCTCCGGACGCCGACAATCGACAACTTCTCGCGGGTCACGCATTACTCGACGGGCGTGTCCATGCTGGCGTGCCTCGTCATGGCGCTCGCGGGGTTCCTGACGTTTGGCGACAAGACGCTGGGCAATGTGCTCAACAACTTTCCCTCGGACAACAGCATGGTCAACGTGGCGCGCCTCTTCTTCGGGCTCAACATGctgacgacgctgccgctCGAGGCGTTTGTGTGCCGCGAGGTGATGCTGACGTACTGGTACCCGGACGAGCCGTTCAACCTGCGGCGGCACCTCATCTTCAGcacggcgctggtggcgggcgcgacgggtATCAGCCTGCTGACGTGCGACCTGGGCGTCGTCTTTGAGCTGGtgggcgcgacgagcgccgtggccatggcgtaCATCCTGCCGCCCATGTGCTACATCAAGCtcacgacgaggagctggcgcACGTACATGGCGTAcgccgtggtggtgtttgGCGTTGCCGTCATGGTCATCAGCGTGATACAGGCGGTTGGCAAGATGATAAACG GCTCCGAAGGTCCTGCGGCGTGTACATGA
- a CDS encoding uncharacterized protein (COG:S~EggNog:ENOG503PCQN) gives MPPPTNKELNAKREEHCIAITHERKYYRVGQVWIKRTLRPTEWQKHNGYMPIPLFNLERVLNEGACIQFLAENTDLPLPKLYACFEDDGAAYLITEYVEGVGMNDLDAAKQEIVAKELQAHMETMSKLKSSVWGGPGGVVLPPYRIMRKSNGRPWRMQPRETPDLVFCHNDLSANNVIADPDTLKIAAIVDWEYAGFYPPEFESAFFRRPGPSVALEGEVDDVDYLMDIMSKEKV, from the exons ATGCCACCTCCTACTAACAAAGAACTAAACGCAAAGCGTGAGGAGCATTGTATTGCGATTACTCACGAAAGGAAATACTACAGAGTTGGACAGGTCTGGATCAAGCGAACTCTACGACCAACTGAATGGCAGAAGCACAATGGCTATATGCCCATACCACTATTTAACCTTGAACGTGTCCTGAATGAGGGTGCTTGTATCCAATTTCTCGCCGAGAATACGGACCTCCCATTGCCGAAGCTCTACGCTTGCTTCGAGGACGATGGTGCCGCCTACCTCATCACTGAATATGTCGAAGGTGTTGGCATGAACGACCTGGATGCCGCAAAGCAGGAGATTGTTGCGAAGGAGCTCCAAGCTCACATGGAAACGATGAGCAAGTTGAAATCTAGTGTCTGGGGTGGCCCCGGCGGTGTG GTTCTGCCACCATACCGCATCATGAGAAAATCCAATGGTCGGCCGTGGAGAATGCAGCCGCGGGAGACGCCGGATCTTGTCTTCTGCCACAATGACCTTTCTGCAAATAATGTCATTGCCGACCCCGACACTCTCAAGATTGCGGCCATCGTCGATTGGGAATACGCAGGTTTCTACCCGCCTGAGTTTGAGTCTGCCTTTTTCCGGAGACCGGGTCCATCTGTTGCATTAGAAGGGGAGGTTGACGATGTAGACTACTTGATGGATATCATGTCCAAGGAGAAGGTGTAG
- a CDS encoding uncharacterized protein (MEROPS:MER0078983~COG:O~SECRETED:SignalP(1-18~SECRETED:cutsite=VSA-FF~SECRETED:prob=0.9011)~EggNog:ENOG503NV4S): MHTLPLLQLALLTSSVSAFFPFAPDWLQKQDGTLSAREVNRDVDGEGASGFSLGLQRKPDVTSTKPAERAAREAKRLATKYQRSHPAQGETSPDVVRRSNQYPVTGADDPSKDMTAGVNQDGADYSYFVKVKLGSKSKSMYMLVDTGAGSSWVMGSSCTSKACTMHSTFGPDDSSTFKTANKDFSISYGSGTVSGTLATDTISLAGVSFTYNFGLASNTSDDFTRFAFDGILGLSMSQGANDNFVKSMGDAKKLDKSMFAVSLNRASDGTNTGEIRFGSTNSDKYKGDITYTPVSSSGGDWAIQLDDVTYDGSKAQVGGVKSYIDTGTSFIFGPADLVKKVHGVIPGSESGDGLTYTVPCDSKPLTLTFSGVDFAISPKDWVSPKDSSGKCTSNIYGHEAVPGAWLLGDTFLKNVYAVFDKDQKRIGFAKPAGGSQTGSSSSSGKGTASATGTSTLLATGVSSQQSGKPTLGLGGHETQSGGATATGDATKPTETSHSAAPAGGARIATKLCTGIAMAALLAALV; the protein is encoded by the exons ATGCATACTCTGCCGCTTCTGCAGCTGGCATTGTTGACATCATCCGTGTCCGCCTTCTTCCCGTTCGCCCCAGACTGGCTGCAGAAGCAGGACGGAACGTTATCCGCGCGCGAGGTGAATCGAGATGTTGACGGGGAAGGTGCGTCAGGGTTTAGCTTGGGTCTTCAACGGAAGCCAGATGTG ACTTCAACGAAGCCCGCCGAGAGAGCCGCCCGAGAGGCCAAGCGTCTCGCGACCAAGTATCAACGCTCCCATCCAGCTCAAGGCGAGACCTCTCCTGATGTCGTGAGACGATCCAACCAGTATCCTGTCACGGGGGCCGACGACCCTTCTAAGGACATGACTGCCGGAGTCAaccaggacggcgccgatTACTCATACTTTGTCAAGGTGAAGCTCGGATCAAAGAGCAAGTCTATGTACATGCTGGTCGACACAGGTGCCGGTTCTAGCTGGGTCATGGGCTCCTCATGCACAAGCAAGGCCTGCACAATGCACAGCACGTTCGGCCCCGACGACTCAAGCACGTTCAAGACCGCCAACAAGGACTTCTCCATCTCGTACGGATCGGGTACCGTTAGCGGTACGCTGGCCACCGATACCATCTCCTTGGCCGGCGTCTCGTTCACGTATAACTTTGGCCTGGCCTCCAATACGTCAGACGATTTTACACGCTTTGCGTTTGACGGAATTTTGGGCCTGTCCATGAGCCAGGGCGCTAACGACAACTTTGTCAAGTCGATGGGAGAcgccaagaagctcgacaagAGCATGTTTGCCGTCTCCCTGAACCGGGCGTCGGATGGCACCAACACGGGCGAGATACGATTTGGCTCCACCAACTCGGACAAGTACAAGGGCGACATCACTTACACGCCGGTGAGCTCCAGTGGTGGAGACTGGGCCATTCAACTCGACGACGTGACGTACGACGGATCGAAGGCGCAGGTCGGTGGAGTCAAGAGCTACATCGACACGGGCACGTCGTTCATCTTTGGCCCTGCCGACCTGGTGAAGAAGGTGCACGGCGTCATCCCCGGCTcggagagcggcgacgggctgacGTACACGGTTCCCTGCGACAGCAAACCCTTGACGCTGACTTTTTCCGGCGTCGACTTTGCGATATCCCCCAAGGACTGGGTGTCGCCCAAGGACAGCTCGGGCAAGTGCACAAGCAATATTTACGGGCACGAGGCTGTGCCTGGGGCCTGGCTCCTCGGCGACACGTTCCTCAAGAATGTGTATGCCGTCTTTGACAAGGACCAGAAGCGTATCG GTTTCGCCAAGCCTGCTGGTGGCAGCCAGACAGGCTCGAGCTCTTCTAGCGGCAAAGGAActgcctcggcgacgggaaCCTCGACGCTGTTGGCCACAGGCGTGAGCTCGCAGCAGTCGGGCAAGCCGAccctgggcctcggcggccatgagACGCagtccggcggcgccacggctACCGGCGATGCTACCAAGCCGACAGAGACGTCGCATTCTGCggccccggccggcggcgcgcgcataGCCACCAAGCTCTGCACGGGCAttgcgatggcggcgctcctTGCAGCGCTGGTCTGA
- the RHO1 gene encoding GTP-binding protein Rho1 (COG:U~EggNog:ENOG503NV4I) has product MAEIRRKLVIVGDGACGKTCLLIVFSKGTFPEVYVPTVFENYVADVEVDGKHVELALWDTAGQEDYDRLRPLSYPDSHVILICFAIDSPDSLDNVQEKWISEVLHFCQGLPIILVGCKKDLRYDPKVTEELRKTSQKPVTAEEGEEVRKKIDAYKYLECSAKTNEGVREVFEHATRAALLSRSNRKISHKKCLVL; this is encoded by the exons ATGGCTGAGATCCGCCGaaagctcgtcatcgtcggcgacggtgcctGCGGTAAAACCTGCTTGTTGAT TGTTTTCTCCAAGGGAACCTTCCCCGAG GTCTATGTCCCCACCGTCTTCGAGAACTATGTCGCCGATGTCGAGGTTGATGGCAAGCACGTCGAGCTGGCCCTGTGGGATAcggctggccaagaagactACGACCGTCTCCGACCCCTTTCGTACCCCGATTCTCACGTCATTCTGATCTGCTTCGCGATCGACTCGCCCGACTCCCTCGACAACGTCCAGGAAAAG TGGATCTCTGAAGTCCTTCACTTCTGCCAGGGCCTGCCGATCATCCTGGTCGGCTGCAAGAAGGATCTGCGATACGACCCCAAGGtcaccgaggagctgcgcaagaCTAGCCAGAAGCCCGTCACTGCCGAAGAG GGTGAGGAGGTTCGCAAGAAGATCGATGCCTACAAGTACCTCGAGTGCTCGGCCAAGACCAACGAGGGCGTCCGCGAGGTGTTCGAGCATGCCACGCGTGCAGCTCTGCTCTCGCGCAGCAACCGCAAGATCAGCCACAAGAAGTGCCTTGTTTTGTAA